A genome region from Musa acuminata AAA Group cultivar baxijiao chromosome BXJ3-5, Cavendish_Baxijiao_AAA, whole genome shotgun sequence includes the following:
- the LOC135638755 gene encoding phosphoglycerate kinase, cytosolic-like, protein MATKKSVGALTEADLKGKKVFVRVDLNVPLDENLKVTDDTRIRASVPTIKYLMERGARIILASHLGRPKGVTPKYSLKPVVPRLSELLGVNVAMANDCIGVEVEKLISALPDGGVLLLENVRFYKEEEKNDPEFAKKLASLADLYVNDAFGTAHRAHASTEGVTKYLKPSVAGFLMQKELDYLVGAVANPKKPFAAIVGGSKVSTKIGVMESLLEKVDILILGGGMIFTFYKAQGYSVGSSLVEEDKLNLATSLLEKAKSKGVSLLLPTDVVVADKFAADAESKIVPASGIPDGWMGLDIGPDSIKSFSGTLESTKTIIWNGPMGVFEYEKFAVGTEAIAKKLADLSGSGVTTIIGGGDSVAAVEKVGLAAKMSHISTGGGASLELLEGKTLPGVLALDDA, encoded by the exons ATGGCGACGAAGAAGAGTGTTGGCGCGCTGACGGAAGCCGATCTTAAGGGGAAGAAGGTGTTCGTGAGGGTGGATCTGAACGTTCCCTTGGACGAGAACCTGAAGGTCACCGATGACACCCGGATCCGCGCCTCCGTCCCGACGATCAAGTACTTGATGGAACGCGGCGCCAGGATCATCCTTGCTAGTCATTTG GGTCGCCCCAAAGGTGTCACTCCAAAGTACAGCTTGAAGCCAGTTGTCCCTAGGCTATCTGAGCTTCTTGGTGTTAAT GTTGCGATGGCCAACGACTGTATTGGAGTGGAAGTTGAGAAATTGATTTCTGCATTACCAGATGGAGGTGTTCTGCTTCTTGAGAATGTAAGATTCtacaaggaggaagagaagaatgaTCCAGAGTTTGCAAAGAAGTTAGCATCATTGGCTGATCTCTATGTCAATGATGCCTTTGGCACTGCCCATAGAGCTCATGCTTCGACAGAGGGAGTCACCAAATATTTAAAGCCATCTGTTGCCGGCTTTCTTATGCAGAAG GAACTTGATTATCTTGTTGGTGCTGTAGCAAATCCCAAAAAACCTTTTGCTGCGATTGTTGGTGGCtctaaggtttcaaccaagattgGGGTGATGGAGTCATTGTTGGAGAAGGTAGATATTCTCATCCTTGGTGGGGGAATGATATTCACATTCTACAAGGCACAAGGGTATTCTGTTGGTTCATCCCTAGTCGAGGAAGACAAGCTTAATCTTGCTACATCACTTCTCGAGAAAGCCAAGTCTAAAGGGGTGTCTCTCTTGTTGCCTACTGATGTGGTTGTAGCTGACAAGTTTGCTGCAGATGCAGAGAGCAAG ATTGTACCAGCGTCTGGAATTCCTGATGGCTGGATGGGTTTAGACATCGGTCCTGATTCCATCAAGTCATTCAGTGGAACTTTAGAGAGCACCAAGACCATCATTTGGAATGGACCCATGGGTGTGTTCGAGTATGAAAAATTCGCAGTGGGGACTGAG GCGATCGCAAAGAAGTTGGCTGATCTGAGTGGATCAGGGGTCACAACCATCATCGGAGGTGGTGACTCGGTGGCCGCTGTTGAGAAGGTCGGACTTGCTGCTAAGATGAGCCACATTTCAACCGGAGGAGGTGCTAGTTTGGAGCTGTTGGAAGGCAAGACTCTTCCAGGTGTTCTTGCTCTTGATGATGCCTAA
- the LOC135585110 gene encoding sporulation-specific protein 15-like codes for MAEDLHPNEIEVKLSREVGENEKESLTNGDTDLPSKEGNKEEEESPSDGEYIKVEKEILVDAKQSSHLLNLIMEVEENLIAVNHQSGNSEANVNFMETREKIKELKVQFETILAKFSSSEAEKALLKSKFELTNDKLDKMNKHREELELGQKLMKNQISEAERKHTLQLESHQEALKATEMKHKELVDIRESFTGLSAELESSRRRINTLEEELLSSVSELHKAEEISKSSSLQAELESRKVLELEKMLEVAHVTAKETEAQISNLQEELKELYEKIAEKKQVEQELQSTSLELSKFQEKLEISKSEADQLEQNLVSKDAAMHKLIEELNLHKVSDEQLRTNVTVLENMLSASKEDLQTKLVNFEELELRLQEKVKEREMFEACFKDQEVQVSSLRNDLSNLAVEKATLDSIVTELNTKLLEKEELHTKFEAKLNVADQDFKKTDSLLSQALSYKDDLEKKLELVEQLHHESRTVTEAATKRNIALEDLVHASNAAEEDLRSQLKDSEMRLASTEKRIMELEQQINLAEIRYLDAQSEIKELNEKITELTASLKEVDEENALSRRRFEGYDDRVDQLESSLSKSFSRNVELENELNDVMKECAEHEEHATARHHHSLKLEDLVQSSHSRAEDAEKRAAELELLLEAANYRMQELEQLLSITEAKHRDVEVESKQYSSKVSELLTELVAYQTQTQSLEAKLQAANEKERELTDILNIVTEERKKIEDLSINQGEKLYESENQIQILQNELKYLREKVEGVQKDLDNSSVREKELLEKLRYAGEQLGHHVKIVEEVTSRNIELNSLNESLVKDSELKLQEVEVSFKERESEAKELHGKLKSLEEQLAFYKEQAIEATESVSSLKAELEAGAVKLVSLVNNVEELKQKVSEANLRGEQTISENELLALTNSKLREELEAQQHEVNELNELLKSIHAEKEATDEQLASHASTIMQLTDEHSRGLELQFATESRLKENEAQLHEAIEKYKQREMQARELNEKLLALETQLRNHEEQASLSAISATSQKGKLEEALCKIQDLDGHVQQLKAKADQFRTENEGLARQNARFSEELAAYETKMNELQVALNAAVTEKEDISVQLLASKKEMMDLVQLHNSDKEKLQSQITSAMEEHNMVSKMYHKATKELESTIVQLEEKLSEKKAREDSLNSLTENLKAQLAEKSLMQSQIPELEQKLLLAEKTYIQEIESMATAAAQKDAVLSAKLGEHTSVLQERDALEQQLREVLQELDLARRTIIEQKELDSVKELERQASMKQSLDALESKNQHATLLEKQVEGLQQKLQEAEAHYREKVIEENTKLALVEVELNELRLKQSQTTEMEKKIPELENTLHLARTSAEEVKNETSRAEMQDSAIEVKSRDLGLDTSTLSKRKSKKRSDRVHHDTNTATVSPNAQVAPERSGAMAFKFILGVALVSIFIGVILGKRY; via the exons ATGGCTGAAGACTTGCATCCGAACGAGATTGAAGTGAAGCTATCCAGAGAG GTAGGTGAGAATGAAAAAGAAAGTTTAACAAATGGTGATACAGACTTACCGAGTAAAGAAGGAAATAAAGAAGAGGAGGAATCTCCATCAGATGGAGAATACATAAAGGTAGAGAAGGAAATATTGGTAGATGCAAAACAAAGTTCTCACCTGCTCAACCTGATAATGGAAGTGGAAGAAAACTTAATCGCTGTCAACCATCAATCAGGCAATTCGGAAGCAAATGTCAATTTTATGGAAACAAGAGAGAAGATCAAGGAGCTCAAGGTTCAATTTGAAACCATCCTTGCAAAATTTAGCAGTTCAGAAGCTGAAAAAGCTTTGCTAAAATCCAAGTTTGAACTAACAAATGACAAGTTAGACAAAATGAACAAGCATCGCGAAGAGCTTGAACTTGGCCAGAAGTTGATGAAAAATCAGATTTCAGAGGCTGAACGGAAGCACACTTTGCAGCTTGAATCCCATCAGGAAGCACTAAAAGCTACAGAGATGAAGCATAAGGAGCTTGTTGATATAAGGGAATCTTTCACTGGGTTGTCTGCCGAGCTGGAGAGCTCAAGAAGAAGGATAAACACACTTGAAGAAGAGTTACTATCCTCAGTTAGTGAGCTGCATAAAGCCGAAGAAATAAGTAAAAGCAGTAGTTTGCAAGCAGAGTTAGAATCAAGGAAAGTTCTGGAGTTAGAGAAGATGCTGGAAGTGGCACATGTGACTGCAAAGGAGACGGAAGCTCAAATAAGTAATTTACAAGAGGAGTTGAAGGAACTCTATGAGAAGATTGCAGAAAAAAAGCAGGTTGAACAGGAACTTCAAAGTACTTCATTAGAGCTTTCAAAATTTCAGGAGAAGTTGGAAATCTCAAAATCAGAAGCAGATCAACTGGAACAGAACCTTGTTTCTAAAGATGCTGCAATGCATAAACTTATTGAAGAACTAAATCTGCATAAGGTTTCTGATGAGCAGTTGAGAACAAATGTCACTGTGCTGGAAAATATGCTTTCTGCTTCAAAAGAAGATCTCCAAACGAAGCTTGTGAATTTTGAGGAATTGGAACTGAGGCTTCAGGAGAAGGTAAAGGAAAGGGAAATGTTTGAAGCTTGCTTCAAGGACCAAGAAGTGCAGGTATCAAGCTTAAGAAATGATTTGTCTAACTTGGCAGTAGAAAAGGCAACTCTAGATAGCATTGTGACTGAACTTAATACTAAATTGTTAGAGAAGGAGGAACTGCATACGAAATTTGAGGCCAAACTTAATGTGGCTGATCAGGATTTTAAGAAAACGGACTCACTTCTATCACAAGCATTATCATATAAAGATGACCTTGAGAAAAAGCTGGAATTGGTTGAACAGCTCCATCATGAATCCAGAACAGTTACTGAGGCTGCTACTAAAAGAAACATTGCGCTAGAAGATCTGGtccatgcatcaaatgcagcGGAAGAGGATCTTAGATCACAACTGAAGGACAGTGAGATGAGATTGGCATCCACTGAGAAGAGAATTATGGAGCTTGAGCAACAAATAAATCTTGCAGAGATAAGATACCTTGATGCACAGAGTGAGATAAAGGAACTAAATGAGAAAATAACAGAGCTTACTGCTTCATTGAAAGAAGTAGATGAAGAAAATGCACTATCAAGACGACGCTTTGAGGGTTATGATGACAGGGTCGACCAATTGGAATCTTCTTTGAGTAAGTCATTTTCGAGAAATGTAGAGCTTGAAAATGAGCTTAATGATGTCATGAAAGAGTGTGCAGAACATGAGGAACATGCTACAGCAAGACATCACCACAGTCTCAAGCTGGAAGACTTGGTTCAGTCATCTCATTCAAGGGCTGAAGATGCTGAAAAGAGAGCAGCAGAATTAGAACTACTGTTGGAAGCTGCTAATTATCGGATGCAGGAACTTGAGCAACTACTGAGCATCACAGAGGCAAAACATAGAGATGTTGAGGTCGAATCAAAGCAATACAGCAGCAAGGTCTCTGAGCTTCTTACAGAACTTGTAGCATATCAGACACAAACACAGAGTCTTGAAGCTAAGCTGCAAGCTGCAAACGAGAAGGAGAGGGAGTTGACAGATATCCTAAATATAGTTaccgaagaaagaaaaaaaattgaggatCTGTCTATTAATCAGGGTGAGAAACTTTATGAATCTGAGAATCAAATTCAGATATTGCAAAATGAGTTGAAATATTTAAGAGAGAAAGTGGAAGGTGTTCAGAAAGACCTTGACAATTCAAGTGTTCGAGAGAAAGAGCTACTTGAGAAGCTTAGATATGCTGGAGAACAGTTAGGACATCATGTAAAGATTGTAGAGGAAGTTACTTCAAGAAATATAGAATTGAATTCACTAAACGAATCATTAGTCAAGGATTCAGAGTTGAAACTCCAGGAAGTAGAAGTGAGCTTCAAGGAAAGGGAGTCTGAAGCTAAAGAATTGCATGGTAAGTTAAAATCTCTTGAGGAACAATTGGCATTTTATAAAGAACAGGCAATCGAAGCTACTGAAAGTGTTTCCTCGCTAAAGGCAGAGTTGGAGGCAGGTGCAGTGAAACTGGTTTCCCTTGTAAACAATGTTGAGGAGCTTAAGCAAAAGGTCTCAGAAGCTAATTTAAGAGGTGAACAGACAATTTCTGAAAATGAGTTGCTGGCTTTGACAAACTCCAAGCTCAGGGAGGAGTTGGAAGCTCAGCAACACGAAGTCAATGAGCTTAATGAGTTGTTGAAATCCATCCATGCCGAGAAGGAGGCTACTGATGAGCAACTCGCGTCTCATGCAAGTACAATAATGCAATTAACTGATGAACATTCAAGAGGCCTGGAGCTCCAATTTGCAACTGAATCTCGTCTTAAAGAAAATGAAGCCCAGCTGCATGAAGCTATTGAGAAATACAAGCAGAGAGAGATGCAAGCAAGAGAACTGAATGAAAAGCTGCTTGCACTTGAAACTCAGTTAAGAAATCATGAAGAACAGGCCAGTCTGTCAGCTATTTCTGCTACAAGTCAGAAGGGCAAATTAGAAGAGGCTCTATGCAAGATACAGGATCTGGATGGACATGTTCAGCAATTAAAAGCCAAGGCCGATCAATTCAGAACTGAGAACGAAGGTTTAGCCAGACAAAATGCAAGGTTCTCTGAGGAGCTTGCGGCATATGAGACTAAAATGAATGAATTACAAGTAGCATTAAATGCAGCCGTTACAGAGAAAGAAGACATATCTGTACAACTTCTTGCTTCCAAGAAAGAAATGATGGATCTCGTGCAGCTGCATAACTCTGATAAAGAAAAACTCCAGTCACAG ATAACCTCTGCTATGGAGGAGCACAACATGGTCAGCAAAATGTACCATAAGGCAACGAAAGAACTTGAATCAACCATAGTCCAGTTGGAAGAAAAACTAAGTGAAAAGAAAGCAAGGGAAGACTCTCTTAATTCTCTCACAGAAAATCTTAAAGCACAGTTGGCTGAGAAATCTCTTATGCAATCACAGATTCCAGAGCTTGAACAAAAGTTGTTGTTAGCTGAGAAAACATATATCCAAGAG ATTGAAAGCATGGCAACAGCTGCTGCCCAAAAAGATGCAGTACTATCAGCTAAACTAGGAGAGCACACAAGCGTACTCCAAGAAAGAGATGCCTTAGAACAGCAATTaagggaagttctgcaggaacttgATTTGGCACGAAGAACCATTATAGAACAG AAAGAATTGGACTCGGTGAAGGAGTTGGAAAGGCAAGCTTCCATGAAGCAGTCGCTTGATGCATTGGAGTCTAAGAATCAGCACGCCACACTTCTAGAAAAACAAGTCGAGGGACTTCAGCAGAAGCTACAAGAAGCCGAAGCCCATTACAGAGAGAAG GTTATAGAAGAAAACACAAAGCTTGCACTTGTTGAGGTGGAGCTTAATGAATTAAGACTTAAACAGAGTCAAACCACTGAAATGGAAAAGAAGATACCAGAGCTTGAAAACACATTGCACTTGGCCCGCACAAGTGCCGAAGAG GTTAAGAATGAGACCTCACGGGCGGAGATGCAGGATTCTGCGATCGAGGTGAAATCAAGAGATCTTGgactggacacatcaacattgtcCAAGAGAAAAAGCAAGAAAAGAAGTGACAGAGTCCACCACGATACAAATACTGCTACTGTTAGTCCAAATGCGCAAGTCGCTCCAGAGCGTTCAGGAGCCATGGCCTTCAAGTTCATCTTGGGTGTAGCCTTGGTATCAATATTCATTGGCGTTATTCTTGGAAAGCGATATTAG
- the LOC135638482 gene encoding auxin-responsive protein SAUR71-like, which yields MKRMTRRLSRVADSSQHPALEDTKGPHQAVRGGEGRQHSRRVPRGHVPICVGKEMQRFVVRAEILGRPAFLELLRLSAQEYGYEQQGVLRIPFPAPLFRRLLLLLSSSSSSSDPALEELFRSLPDDIPRSSSASPAQLSLR from the coding sequence ATGAAGCGGATGACGCGGCGGCTGTCGAGGGTGGCTGACTCGTCGCAACACCCTGCTCTGGAGGACACGAAGGGGCCTCACCAGGCAGTGAGGGGAGGGGAGGGACGGCAGCACTCGCGGCGGGTACCGAGGGGCCACGTGCCTATTTGCGTCGGGAAGGAGATGCAGCGGTTCGTGGTCCGGGCTGAGATCCTCGGCCGGCCGGCCTTCCTCGAGCTCCTCCGCCTCTCCGCTCAGGAGTACGGCTACGAGCAGCAAGGCGTGCTCCGGATCCCCTTCCCCGCCCCGCtcttccgccgcctcctcctcctcctctcctcctcctcctcctcctccgatccCGCGCTGGAGGAGCTCTTCCGCTCCCTCCCCGACGACATTCCTCGGTCCTCCTCGGCCTCGCCGGCCCAACTCTCTCTCCGCTAA
- the LOC135638481 gene encoding myb family transcription factor MPH1-like, protein MTCFGRSGARQYNRSETPRIRWTEDLHRRFIQAVASLGGENKATPKQILQLMSVKGLGMSHVKSHLQMYRITISQAKLHKFPSTDNKNRRRRTQHYTSFVDSTSPVLHCEDPRMNSRLGCNYIFQLPSFEGVMRELISRSINNDTNNFGYIERDLSNQDDELLQLDCELTLSSFNHQKPEETVVPRITSSEGSIGCRDPTCSHLDLELAISSPSSCHLIGQLESE, encoded by the exons ATGACATGCTTTGGGAGAAGTGGAGCGAGACAGTACAACCGATCTGAAACCCCCCGCATCCGGTGGACCGAGGACCTCCATCGCCGCTTCATCCAAGCTGTCGCGAGCCTCGGAGGAGAGAACA AAGCAACTCCAAAGCAAATCTTACAACTGATGAGTGTGAAGGGACTCGGGATGTCTCATGTTAAAAGCCACCTGCAA ATGTACAGAATCACCATCAGCCAAGCCAAACTCCACAAGTTTCCATCCACAGACAACAAGAACAGGAGGAGGAGAACACAGCATTACACTTCTTTTGTTGATTCCACTTCACCAGTACTTCATTGTGAAGATCCACGGATGAACTCCAGACTCGGCTGCAACTACATCTTCCAATT ACCATCATTTGAAGGTGTGATGAGAGAGTTGATCTCAAGGAGCATAAATAATGACACAAATAATTTTGGATATATTGAAAGAGATCTATCCAACCAAGATGACGAG TTACTTCAGCTGGATTGCGAGCTGACTCTATCATCTTTCAACCATCAGAAGCCAGAAGAAACAGTGGTTCCCAGGATCACAAGCAGTGAAGGTTCCATTGGCTGTAGAGACCCAACTTGCAGTCACCTTGACCTGGAGCTGGCAATCTCATCTCCTAGTTCTTGTCATCTCATCGGACAGTTGGAGAGTGAATGA
- the LOC103983702 gene encoding putative glutaredoxin-C14 — MDKVKKLVSQRAVVVFSSSSCCMCHTVKSLLHDLGVNAAVHELDEEPRGREMETALAVLVRCNPLVPLVFIGGKLVGSTERIMSLHLGGELVPLLHEAGALWV; from the coding sequence ATGGACAAGGTGAAGAAGTTGGTGTCCCAACGAGCGGTGGTAGTCTTCAGCAGCAGCTCATGCTGCATGTGCCATACTGTGAAGAGCCTCCTCCATGACCTCGGTGTCAATGCTGCAGTACATGAACTTGACGAGGAACCAAGGGGAAGAGAGATGGAGACGGCGCTTGCCGTGCTTGTGAGGTGTAATCCTCTGGTGCCACTTGTATTCATCGGAGGCAAGCTGGTTGGATCTACAGAGAGGATCATGTCACTGCACCTTGGTGGTGAATTGGTGCCACTTCTTCATGAGGCAGGTGCTCTTTGGGTCTGA
- the LOC135638920 gene encoding protein PHLOEM PROTEIN 2-LIKE A2-like, giving the protein MSHTCHWAAAGSHNGGGGSVKAGKKGTIHVSAKAMNITWANDARFWKWIPLSKNELPKAFSKDDMSFDAAAELIQVNWLEARGSLDMAVHKQPRLSGSGRYEIIYHLRFKVDAFGWSNAPVTFELITPDGHRQRKSVMLEPYRRRSNEWQEIHGGELKMTGKVEFAMFQVESHGWKGGIIFGGVSLRPK; this is encoded by the exons ATGAGCCACACATGTCACTGGGCTGCTGCTGGTTCCCATAAT GGTGGTGGAGGATCGGTTAAAGCAGGAAAGAAGGGCACGATTCACGTCTCAGCAAAAGCCATGAACATAACTTGGGCCAACGATGCGAGATTCTGGAAGTGGATTCCGCTTTCCAAGAATGAGCTACCCAAAGCCTTCTCCAAAGATGACATGAg CTTTGACGCTGCTGCAGAGCTGATTCAGGTGAATTGGCTCGAAGCAAGAGGGAGTCTGGACATGGCAGTGCACAAGCAGCCTCGACTCAGTGGGTCCGGACGCTATGAGATCATCTACCACCTCAGGTTTAAGGTCGATGCCTTTGGGTGGAGCAATGCCCCCGTCACCTTTGAACTCATCACCCCAGACGGGCACAGGCAGCGGAAAAGTGTGATGTTGGAGCCATACAGGAGGAGAAGCAACGAGTGGCAAGAGATCCATGGTGGAGAACTCAAAATGACGGGAAAGGTTGAGTTCGCCATGTTTCAAGTCGAGAGCCATGGCTGGAAGGGTGGCATCATCTTTGGAGGTGTCTCTTTAAGGCCTAAATAA
- the LOC135638754 gene encoding probable gamma-aminobutyrate transaminase 3, mitochondrial — protein MASGLLRSKAGMAIRNVATLQGHAPQCTTYAAARLMSSTAPLQSESTEERGFKGHDMLAPFTAGWQTTDLHPLVIDKSEGSYVYDINGKKYLDALAGLWCTALGGNEPRLIAAATAQLNKLPFYHSFWNRTTKPSLDLAKEILEIFTARKMGKVFFTNSGSEANDSQVKLVWYYNNALGRPNKKKFIARSKSYHGSTLISASLSGLPALHQKFDLPAPFVLHTDCPHYWRFHLPGETEEEFSTRLANNLENLILKEGPDTIAAFIAEPVMGAGGVIPPPKTYFEKIQAVVKKYDILFIADEVITAFGRLGTMFGCDKYKIQPDLVSIAKALSSAYMPIGATLVSPEIVEVIHSQSNKLGSFSHGFTYSGHPVSCAVALEALKIYKEREIPSHVSAISPKFQEGIRTFSGSPIIGEIRGTGLILGTEFSDNKSPNDPFPPEWGVGAIFGSECEKRGMLIRVAGDNTMMSPPLVMTPDEVDELVSIYGDALRSTEEKVAELKSKRTQ, from the exons ATGGCGAGTGGTCTCCTTCGATCCAAG GCTGGCATGGCCATCAGGAATGTAGCAACGTTGCAGGGGCATGCCCCTCAATGCACAACTTATGCAGCTGCAAGGCTGATGAGTTCGACGGCACCTCTTCAATCTGAATCAACAGAAGAGAGAGG GTTCAAGGGACACGATATGTTAGCACCGTTCACTGCTGGATGGCAAACCACTGATTTGCATCCTCTAGTCATCGATAAATCGGAG GGATCCTATGTTTATGACATTAATGGGAAGAAATATCTTGATGCTCTTGCTGGGTTATGGTGTACAGCTTTAG GTGGAAATGAACCTCGGCTTATTGCTGCAGCAACTGCACAGTTAAATAAATTGCCATTCTATCATTCCTTTTGGAACCGTACCACAAAACCATCCCTG GATCTTGCAAAGGAAATTCTTGAGATTTTCACAGCTAGAAAAATGGGAAAGGTCTTCTTCACCAACAGTGGTTCAGAAGCTAATGATTCCCAG GTGAAGCTGGTTTGGTACTATAACAATGCATTGGGAAGGCCAAACAAGAAGAAATTTATAGCACGTTCAAAATC GTATCATGGATCAACATTAATATCTGCCAGTCTTTCTGG TCTTCCAGCTTTACACCAGAAGTTTGATCTGCCAGCACCATTTGTTTTGCACACAGATTGCCCTCACTACTGGCGCTTTCACCTTCCTG GCGAGACGGAGGAGGAATTTTCAACTAGGTTGGCAAATAACTTGGAGAATCTTATTCTGAAAGAAGGACCAGACACG ATTGCTGCATTCATTGCTGAACCTGTCATGGGTGCTGGAGGTGTTATACCTCCTCCAAAGACATATTTTGAAAAG ATTCAAGCTGTTGTAAAGAAGTACGATATCCTTTTTATCGCAGATGAG GTCATCACTGCTTTTGGAAGGCTAGGGACTATGTTTGGATGTGACAAATATAAGATCCAGCCTGATCTTGTCTCCATAGCAAAA gctctttcatcagcatacaTGCCAATTGGTGCAACACTTGTTAGCCCAGAAATAGTTGAAGTTATACATTCACAAAGTAACAAACTCG GTTCATTTTCTCATGGATTCACATATTCGGGGCATCCAGTTTCTTGTGCTGTTGCTTTGGAAGCACTTAAGATTTATAA GGAAAGAGAGATACCTAGCCATGTGTCAGCGATCTCTCCCAAGTTCCAGGAGGGCATCAGAACCTTTTCAGGAAGTCCCATCATTGGTGAG ATACGTGGGACAGGGTTGATTCTTGGAACTGAGTTCAGTGACAACAAATCTCCAAATGACCCATTCCCTCCTGAATGGG GAGTAGGTGCAATCTTTGGGTCAGAGTGTGAGAAGCGTGGGATGCTGATTCGAGTTGCTGGGGATAACACAATGATGTCTCCTCCCCTCGTAATGACCCCAGATGAAGTTGATGAA TTGGTAAGCATCTACGGAGACGCGCTGAGGAGCACGGAGGAGAAGGTGGCAGAGCTGAAATCCAAGAGAACACAGTAG
- the LOC103983704 gene encoding protein SRC2-like: protein MAAYRTIEMTLISAKDLNDVNVFSKMDVYAVVSIAGDPRSSQRTPTDKNGGKSPSWNATLRFYVPVDPAAAGRLVLHVLLRAERTLGDRDVGEVQIPLKELLVDGGGKPSSGPQFVSYQVRKTGSGKPKGVLNLSYKFLDAPAAAADHAPPPPVAYPAAAPPPAGYPAPGTDSKPAFAYPAAAPPPPAGYPAPGTDSKPAFAYPAAAPPPPAGYPAPGTDSKPVNPVTVNPAPGSSGPAYPPPGKDFKTGEPATAYPPPGPSEPYPHAYPPPPQYGYAAPPAGYGYPPPSQQYGYAPPPSGYGYPPPQAGYGYGAAQPPKKNKFGGGMGAGLGAGLLGGAIGGLLIGDMVSDAGSYDAGYDAGFDDAGGFDF from the coding sequence ATGGCGGCGTATAGGACGATCGAGATGACGCTGATCTCGGCCAAGGACCTCAACGATGTCAACGTGTTCTCCAAGATGGACGTCTACGCCGTGGTCTCCATCGCGGGCGATCCTCGGTCCAGCCAGCGTACTCCGACAGATAAGAACGGCGGCAAGAGCCCCTCTTGGAACGCCACCCTCCGCTTCTACGTCCCCGTTGATCCCGCTGCAGCCGGGCGCCTCGTCCTCCACGTCCTCCTCCGTGCCGAGCGCACTCTCGGCGATCGAGACGTTGGGGAGGTGCAGATCCCCCTCAAGGAGCTCCTTGTGGACGGCGGAGGCAAGCCCTCGTCCGGCCCCCAGTTCGTCAGCTACCAGGTCCGCAAGACCGGGTCCGGCAAGCCCAAGGGCGTCCTCAACCTCTCCTACAAGTTCCTCGACGCCCCTGCCGCCGCGGCCGACCACGCGCCGCCGCCCCCCGTCGCGTATCCTGCCGCGGCACCTCCCCCCGCAGGCTATCCCGCTCCGGGGACGGATTCCAAGCCCGCCTTCGCGTACCCTGCCGCAGCACCTCCTCCGCCCGCAGGCTACCCCGCTCCGGGGACGGATTCCAAGCCCGCCTTCGCGTACCCTGCCGCAGCACCTCCTCCGCCCGCAGGCTACCCCGCTCCGGGGACGGATTCCAAGCCCGTCAACCCCGTAACGGTGAACCCGGCCCCAGGGAGCAGCGGCCCGGCGTATCCTCCGCCGGGGAAGGACTTCAAGACCGGTGAGCCCGCAACCGCCTACCCGCCGCCGGGCCCATCTGAGCCCTACCCACATGCCTACCCACCGCCGCCGCAGTACGGGTACGCGGCGCCACCGGCCGGGTATGGGTACCCGCCTCCGTCCCAGCAGTACGGCTACGCTCCTCCTCCGTCAGGGTACGGGTACCCGCCGCCGCAGGCGGGGTACGGATACGGGGCGGCGCAGCCGCCGAAGAAGAACAAGTTCGGGGGGGGGATGGGGGCGGGGCTTGGCGCGGGGCTCCTGGGCGGCGCCATCGGCGGCCTCCTCATCGGGGATATGGTGTCGGACGCGGGTTCTTACGACGCGGGATACGACGCCGGCTTCGACGATGCCGGCGGTTTCGACTTCTAA